From Rhododendron vialii isolate Sample 1 chromosome 10a, ASM3025357v1, the proteins below share one genomic window:
- the LOC131303874 gene encoding MDIS1-interacting receptor like kinase 2-like — protein MWNNTITSSVYSVMLLAISMAALFLDPSSAESSSSSFSSSVEAKAMLNSGWWGNFSSRNHCNLEGITCNGAGSVIQMRGHYFYYGNNLADMNWSSLPNLEYLDLRQSYYSLTGGIPGEIAYLSKLTHLDLSFNFDLQGVLPPTLGNLTQLVHLDLSETNIAGPIPSSIGNLRTLTHLYLNSIHLNGSIPLEIGNLKNLVQMDLSFNNLRGPIPSSICNLSSLAKLFIHSNQLKGPIPWEIGKLKNLIELNLFLNNFHGPIPPSIGNLSSLTYLSLHSNQLSGCIPPEIGNLKSLVDMDISFNILNGPLPSSIGNVSSLSFLSLRSNKLGGCIPSEIGNLKSLRVMDMSSNILNGSIPHEIGKLEYLVNLNISLNKLDGPILPSIGNLSALTYLSLRSNQLSGCIPPEIGNLKSLRVMDMSSNILNGSIPSSIGYLSSHFYSMKNGPIPDEIGNLTSLSDLDLRIYLLTGPVPDIICELKNLKVLQVSDNLLCGNIPRQVGGLCSLEYSELGRNNLIGAIPSGLTYLPQLQYLDLSHNNLSGKIPACLCLLTTLNLSYDHLKGQIPNRSRNDCCEVCYHRKYSSPCLTPRVNKEKRTMTLTLVVPLLSTIFLSLLGIFACFCFCKTQKTQSDARATKHGNICSIWNYDGGIAYEDIIKATNDFDLRYCIGTGGYGSVYRAQLPSGKVVALKKLHRLEAEDPAFDHSFRNEVQMLTNVRHKNIVKLYGFCLHKRCMFLVYECMEKGSLFCALRFDVEACEIGWIQRVNIVEGMAHALSYLHHDCTPPIVHRDISSNNILLNSQQEAFIADFGTARLLSPDSSNQTVIAGTYGYIAPELAYTMVVTEKCDVYSFGVVALETIMGRHPGELLSSLTSPPSENVMIIDVLDSRLLPPTNPIVAGDIVLVATMAFACLDPKPKLRPSMLSLSQELLSHRKALAVPLCTVSLRNLWNQKMDFVHQSNEQVISAQV, from the exons ATGTGGAATAATACCATAACCTCTTCTGTTTATTCTGTTATGCTCCTAGCAATAAGCATGGCAGCTCTATTTTTAGATCCGTCATCCGCAGAATCATCATCGTCATCATTTTCATCTTCAGTAGAGGCGAAAGCTATGCTTAATAGCGGTTGGTGGGGAAACTTTTCTTCAAGAAATCATTGCAACTTGGAGGGCATCACTTGCAATGGCGCAGGAAGTGTCATTCAGATGCGAGGtcattatttttattatggAAATAATCTTGCAGACATGAATTGGTCTTCCTTGCCAAATCTTGAATATCTTGATCTCCGTCAGTCTTATTACTCCTTAACTGGGGGAATTCCGGGCGAAATTGCTTATCTCTCAAAGCTCACCCACCTTGACCTTTCTTTCAACTTTGATCTTCAAGGTGTTCTGCCTCCTACCTTGGGAAACCTCACCCAATTAGTCCACCTCGACTTATCTGAGACTAATATCGCAGGTCCAATTCCTTCATCTATTGGAAATTTGAGAACTCTGACCCATTTGTATCTCAATTCAATACACCTCAACGGCTCCATCCCTCTAGAAATAGGGAACCTAAAGAATTTGGTCCAGATGGATTTGAGTTTCAACAACCTTCGAGGTCCAATCCCTTCATCTATTTGTAATTTGTCTAGTCTGGCCAAGTTGTTTATccattcaaatcaactcaagGGTCCCATCCCTTGGGAAATAGGTaagctaaagaatttgattgaGTTGAATCTATTTCTTAACAACTTTCATGGTCCAATCCCTCCATCTATTGGAAATTTAAGTTCTCTTACCTATTTGTCTCTCCATTCAAATCAACTCAGCGGCTGCATCCCTCCAGAAATAGGGAACCTAAAGAGTCTGGTAGATATGGATATCAGTTTCAACATCCTAAATGGTCCCCTCCCTTCATCTATTGGAAATGTGAGTTCTCTATCCTTTTTGTCTCTCCGTTCAAATAAACTTGGCGGCTGCATCCCTTCAGAAATAGGGAACCTAAAGAGTTTGAGGGTGATGGATATGAGTTCCAACATCCTTAATGGTTCAATCCCTCATGAAATTGGTAAGCTGGAGTATTTGGTTAACCTGAATATTTCTCTTAACAAACTTGATGGTCCAATCCTTCCATCTATTGGAAATTTAAGTGCTCTTACCTATTTGTCTCTCCGTTCAAATCAACTCAGCGGCTGCATCCCTCCAGAAATAGGGAACCTAAAGAGTTTGAGGGTGATGGATATGAGTTCCAACATCCTTAATGGTTCAATCCCTTCATCTATTGGCTATTTATCTAGTCATTTCTATTCAAtgaaaaacggtccaatacctgaTGAAATAGGGAATTTGACAAGTTTGTCTGACTTGGATCTCCGGATTTACCTCCTCACAGGTCCTGTCCCGGAtattatttgtgaattgaagaACCTGAAGGTTTTGCAGGTCTCTGATAATTTGCTTTGTGGAAATATACCAAGGCAGGTAGGAGGACTCTGTAGTTTGGAGTATTCGGAGTTGGGTAGAAATAACTTAATTGGAGCCATACCCAGCGGACTTACATATTTGCCACAACTGCAGTACTTGGATCTCTCCCACAATAACCTCTCTGGAAAAATTCCCGCTTGTCTTTGTTTATTAACAACTCTCAACTTGTCATACGACCATCTCAAGGGTCAAATCCCAAATAGATCTCGAAATGATTGTTGTGAGGTTTGCTATCATCGAAAATATTCCTCCCCTTGTTTAACCCCCAGGGTcaacaaagaaaagagaacaaTGACACTTACTCTTGTCGTTCCTCTCCTTAGCACGATTTTCCTTTCCTTGCTGGGGATTTTTGcgtgcttttgtttttgtaagacCCAAAAAACCCAAAGTGACGCAAGAGCAACCAAACATGGGAATATTTGCTCCATATGGAATTACGATGGAGGAATTGCATATGAAGATATCATCAAAGCAACAAATGATTTTGACCTCAGATATTGCATTGGAACAGGTGGATATGGAAGCGTGTATAGAGCTCAGTTGCCAAGTGGAAAAGTAGTTGCCTTGAAGAAACTTCATCGGTTGGAAGCAGAAGACCCTGCGTTCGACCATTCTTTCAGAAACGAGGTCCAAATGTTGACAAATGTACGACACAAAAACATTGTGAAGCTTTACGGATTTTGTTTGCACAAGAGATGCATGTTCTTGGTGTACGAGTGCATGGAAAAAGGAAGCTTATTTTGTGCCTTGAGATTTGATGTCGAAGCTTGTGAAATTGGATGGATCCAAAGAGTAAACATCGTTGAGGGAATGGCACATGCTTTATCCTACTTGCATCACGATTGCACTCCTCCAATTGTTCATCGAGACATATCGAGCAACAACATTCTTTTGAACTCTCAACAGGAGGCTTTTATTGCTGACTTCGGAACTGCAAGACTACTGAGTCCTGATTCATCCAACCAAACTGTAATTGCTGGCACTTATGGATATATTGCACCAG AACTCGCATATACCATGGTTGTGACTGAAAAGTGTGATGTTTATAGTTTTGGAGTCGTGGCACTAGAAACAATCATGGGGAGGCATCCTGGAGAGCTCCTATCGTCCTTGACGTCGCCTCCTAGCGAAAACGTGATGATAATTGATGTCCTAGATTCACGCCTTTTGCCTCCAACTAATCCAATAGTTGCGGGGGACATCGTTCTAGTTGCTACAATGGCATTTGCATGTTTAGATCCTAAGCCCAAGTTGCGACCATCGATGCTAAGCCTATCTCAAGAGCTTCTTTCTCATCGGAAGGCTCTAGCTGTACCCCTTTGTACAGTATCGTTGCGGAATCTGTGGAATCAGAAAATGGACTTTGTTCACCAATCAAATGAACAAGTGATCAGTGCCCAAGTTTGA